One Elusimicrobiota bacterium DNA window includes the following coding sequences:
- a CDS encoding pyridoxal-phosphate dependent enzyme, whose product MAKFKVNSEVVKKNAALCKKRKIVIPTFAQMKDPARIPDKIKQTLKPVGLWDIDPVNLFRITWKNDTKTGLFGGVNYLEIPKEITGIKARVIGLVGKYFPTGAHKVGAAFGCLAPRLVTGEFNAVDQKAVWPSTGNYCRGGAFDSALLGTTAVAILPEGMSKERFTWLKSIGAEVIATPGTESNVKEIYDKCWEIKKTRKDCVVFNQFEEFGNPTWHYHVTGSALEEAFNAIKGPKSRLAAFTSATGSAGTIGAGDYLKKKFPGMTITASEALQCPTILQNGFGEHRIEGIGDKHIPWVHNVRNTDVVTAIDDEACMRLVRLFNDPEGKKVLAQYGVKKEVLEKLNLLGISGVSNMLSAIKTAKYYELGPDDVVLTVFTDSMELYGSRLKELEAEHGKYTRENALVDFERHLLGASTDYMKELTYTDRKAVHNLKYFTWVEQQGRTSDELRRLWDPAFWDETFAKVGEYDRLIEEFNKEVGL is encoded by the coding sequence ATGGCTAAATTCAAGGTCAATTCGGAGGTGGTAAAGAAGAACGCGGCGCTGTGCAAAAAACGCAAGATCGTCATTCCCACTTTCGCCCAGATGAAAGACCCCGCCCGCATCCCCGACAAAATAAAACAAACCCTCAAACCCGTCGGCCTCTGGGACATAGATCCCGTCAACCTCTTCCGCATAACCTGGAAGAACGACACCAAGACCGGCCTCTTCGGCGGCGTAAACTACCTTGAAATCCCCAAAGAAATAACCGGCATAAAAGCCCGCGTTATTGGCCTGGTTGGGAAATATTTTCCCACCGGCGCCCACAAAGTAGGCGCGGCTTTCGGCTGCCTGGCGCCCCGTCTTGTCACCGGCGAATTCAACGCCGTTGACCAGAAAGCAGTGTGGCCCTCAACCGGCAACTACTGCCGCGGCGGCGCCTTCGATTCAGCCCTGCTTGGCACAACAGCCGTGGCCATACTGCCGGAAGGCATGTCCAAAGAGCGCTTTACCTGGCTTAAATCCATAGGCGCGGAAGTTATAGCGACGCCTGGCACCGAATCCAATGTAAAAGAAATATATGACAAATGCTGGGAAATAAAGAAGACCCGCAAAGACTGCGTTGTTTTCAACCAGTTCGAGGAATTCGGCAATCCCACCTGGCATTACCATGTAACCGGCTCGGCGCTGGAAGAGGCTTTCAACGCCATAAAAGGCCCGAAGAGCCGCCTGGCAGCTTTCACCTCGGCCACAGGCTCCGCCGGCACCATAGGAGCGGGCGACTACCTCAAAAAGAAATTTCCCGGCATGACCATTACCGCCTCCGAAGCCCTGCAGTGCCCCACAATACTTCAGAACGGCTTTGGCGAGCACCGGATAGAAGGCATAGGCGACAAGCATATCCCCTGGGTGCATAATGTGCGCAATACCGATGTGGTAACCGCCATAGACGACGAGGCCTGCATGCGCCTGGTCCGGCTTTTCAACGACCCCGAGGGAAAAAAGGTCTTGGCGCAGTACGGCGTGAAAAAAGAAGTGCTGGAAAAACTTAACCTGCTGGGTATTTCGGGCGTGTCCAATATGCTGAGCGCCATCAAAACCGCCAAGTATTACGAACTCGGACCGGACGACGTGGTGCTTACTGTGTTCACGGATTCCATGGAGCTTTACGGCTCCCGCCTGAAGGAACTGGAGGCGGAACACGGCAAGTACACCCGCGAAAACGCCCTGGTTGACTTTGAACGCCACCTGCTTGGCGCTTCCACCGATTATATGAAGGAGCTCACCTACACCGATCGCAAGGCCGTGCATAACCTTAAATACTTTACCTGGGTTGAACAGCAGGGCCGCACTTCGGACGAACTGCGCCGTCTGTGGGACCCCGCTTTCTGGGACGAGACCTTCGCAAAGGTGGGTGAGTATGACAGGCTGATAGAAGAATTTAATAAAGAAGTGGGGCTATAA
- a CDS encoding PAS domain S-box protein, translated as MKTDRAKRRVKKPLGIAVAQGDRLARWHSDIVATKTLNKAVTAIENAYLSSATLSIEALSDKVLKEAKLITGSRYGFAAYIDPATGWMVSTTLTRDIWKKCRVKNKSIIFKKFNGLWGWVLQHKRPILTNNAPADPRSSGVPKGHIKIEKFLAAPAVFNKKLTGMIALANSGRDYTASDLAAVNKLSRVYAIIIQRKFAEDKFKESAEKQSAIIDSSRDIIYTVNTAGIVTYMSRQAGKYGYSPDEITGRHVLEFAHPDDRDLLKRALANALKTGHTLPILPYRIKKKDGSYFYVEQKSGVIIKNGKPFMISCVARDVTEHIRLENRIKENEEKYRTLFENANAAILLADAGTGTLLDANRQAERLFGRTKRELIGMDRLKLHPPDEAKHYKKHFQDHVKHGAVNFSEAVIVRKDGTPVPVLINAAVTRVGGRKVIQGIFEDITERRRIENALKLSEQKFRDLTETTPDWIWEVDANGVYTYASPRIKELLGYEASELIGKKPFDLMPPEEAKRVGAVFKSYLIRKAPFRNLENINRHKDGRLIVVETNGNPILNEKGELTGYRGIDRDITRRKHMEEALRASENKYRSIVETTDTGFLILDREGRVVDANQEYVRLTGRRQLSEILGKSVLEWTAPYEREKNAEAVAECARSGCARNLLLDYSGPDGRITTVEVNATVEGAGESLRIVSLCRDITERRRLENILKENEELMRRIFDTAKDIIFIKDIDGVYITANKACADIFLLTPEEMPGKTDADIFPPDIADKVFKEDAEVFRTGKTLVYNKEITMPSGKYYLNGIKTPLRNAHGEITGVLGVVRDITKIKKMESELALTRAREAVSRETRPIAHDFNNALAAINGYATLIDEDLDTKNPIKPEIAMIIKGVQRAAKITAKLQKYARNPKIRPEKKQSA; from the coding sequence ATGAAAACAGACCGTGCAAAACGCAGGGTAAAAAAACCGCTTGGTATCGCTGTTGCTCAAGGGGACCGCCTTGCGCGTTGGCACAGCGATATTGTTGCAACAAAAACGCTGAACAAAGCGGTCACGGCAATAGAAAACGCCTATCTTTCCTCCGCCACCCTTTCCATAGAAGCTCTATCGGACAAAGTGCTGAAAGAAGCCAAGCTTATTACCGGCAGCCGATACGGTTTTGCCGCGTACATAGACCCCGCTACCGGGTGGATGGTTTCCACCACCCTGACGCGCGATATCTGGAAGAAATGCCGCGTTAAGAACAAATCCATTATCTTTAAAAAATTCAACGGATTATGGGGCTGGGTGCTTCAGCATAAAAGGCCTATCCTTACCAATAACGCCCCCGCCGACCCGCGTTCAAGCGGCGTGCCGAAAGGGCACATAAAAATAGAAAAATTTCTGGCCGCGCCGGCTGTTTTCAACAAAAAGCTGACCGGAATGATAGCCCTTGCCAACAGCGGACGCGACTACACGGCTTCCGACCTTGCCGCGGTAAACAAGCTCTCCCGTGTTTACGCCATAATAATACAACGCAAATTCGCCGAAGACAAATTCAAGGAAAGCGCGGAGAAACAGAGCGCCATAATAGATTCCTCCAGGGACATAATCTACACAGTAAATACTGCAGGGATTGTAACCTATATGAGCCGGCAGGCCGGAAAATACGGCTACTCACCGGACGAAATAACGGGCCGCCATGTGCTGGAATTCGCGCATCCTGACGACAGAGATTTACTCAAACGGGCTCTTGCCAACGCTCTGAAGACCGGCCATACCCTCCCCATCCTCCCTTACAGGATAAAGAAAAAGGACGGTTCTTATTTTTACGTGGAACAGAAAAGCGGCGTAATAATAAAAAACGGCAAACCGTTCATGATCTCCTGCGTTGCAAGAGATGTCACCGAACACATACGCCTGGAAAACCGGATAAAGGAAAACGAGGAAAAATACAGAACGCTTTTTGAAAACGCGAATGCCGCTATCCTGCTCGCGGATGCCGGCACCGGAACGCTGCTGGACGCGAACAGACAGGCCGAACGCCTGTTTGGCAGAACGAAAAGAGAACTTATAGGCATGGACCGGCTTAAACTGCATCCGCCGGACGAAGCGAAACATTATAAAAAGCATTTTCAAGATCATGTTAAACACGGGGCAGTAAACTTTTCCGAGGCGGTAATTGTCAGGAAAGACGGAACCCCTGTCCCCGTGCTGATAAATGCCGCTGTAACAAGGGTCGGCGGAAGGAAAGTGATCCAGGGCATATTTGAAGACATAACCGAACGCCGGCGTATAGAGAACGCCTTAAAGCTGTCCGAGCAAAAGTTCAGGGACCTGACGGAAACCACTCCCGACTGGATATGGGAAGTGGACGCAAACGGCGTCTATACTTACGCCAGCCCCAGGATAAAAGAACTTCTCGGTTACGAAGCCTCCGAGTTGATCGGTAAAAAACCGTTCGATCTTATGCCGCCTGAAGAGGCAAAGCGGGTGGGCGCTGTTTTCAAAAGCTATCTCATCCGGAAAGCGCCGTTCCGGAACCTGGAAAATATCAACCGCCACAAGGACGGCCGCCTGATAGTAGTGGAAACGAACGGAAATCCGATTTTAAACGAAAAGGGCGAGCTTACCGGTTACAGAGGCATAGACAGGGATATTACCAGGCGCAAGCACATGGAAGAGGCGCTGAGAGCCAGCGAAAACAAGTATCGCTCCATCGTGGAGACGACCGACACGGGGTTCCTGATCCTTGACCGCGAAGGCAGGGTAGTGGACGCGAATCAGGAATACGTCCGCCTTACGGGACGCCGCCAGCTCAGCGAGATCCTCGGCAAAAGCGTGCTGGAGTGGACAGCGCCTTACGAGCGGGAAAAGAACGCGGAAGCGGTCGCCGAATGCGCACGGAGCGGATGCGCCCGCAACCTGCTGCTAGACTACTCCGGCCCAGACGGACGTATAACGACGGTGGAGGTCAACGCGACCGTGGAAGGCGCGGGCGAGTCTCTGAGGATAGTGTCGTTGTGCCGCGACATCACCGAGCGCAGGCGGCTGGAAAACATCTTAAAGGAAAATGAAGAGCTGATGCGCAGAATATTTGACACCGCAAAAGACATCATTTTCATAAAGGATATTGACGGAGTGTATATTACGGCGAACAAGGCCTGCGCCGATATTTTTCTCTTAACGCCTGAGGAAATGCCGGGTAAAACCGACGCCGATATTTTCCCCCCCGACATAGCGGACAAAGTGTTTAAAGAGGACGCTGAAGTGTTTCGCACCGGAAAAACCCTTGTTTATAATAAGGAAATAACAATGCCCTCCGGCAAGTATTACCTCAATGGGATAAAAACGCCCCTGCGCAACGCACATGGCGAAATAACCGGCGTATTGGGCGTAGTCCGCGATATTACAAAAATTAAAAAAATGGAGTCTGAACTTGCGCTTACCAGGGCCCGCGAGGCGGTAAGCCGGGAAACCAGGCCCATAGCCCATGATTTCAATAACGCGCTGGCGGCTATAAATGGCTACGCCACCCTTATAGACGAGGATCTAGACACAAAAAACCCGATAAAACCCGAGATAGCCATGATAATAAAAGGTGTTCAAAGAGCCGCTAAAATAACCGCCAAGCTGCAAAAATACGCCAGAAACCCGAAAATACGTCCGGAAAAAAAGCAGTCCGCATAA
- a CDS encoding CpXC domain-containing protein produces the protein MSTKGLINIECPHCGERFDADFWTVVRGDIDAEVKDLIISGEFDLLACPKCATVFSHEEPFLYLDPRFELLVFVMPENYLPEKEKWLAKMKEDYAALGSAGLGGFLAGIKPEYFFGVGELCAKLARDRDMEEESEVLACLAGENNFKTVKVKAGEARLRDLPFCLPYSGPGPLRGGALSAVKKLLSVNDALPRLKNLLNELEALSAEEIPFI, from the coding sequence ATGTCCACCAAAGGCTTGATTAATATTGAATGTCCGCATTGTGGGGAGCGCTTTGACGCTGATTTCTGGACCGTTGTCAGGGGCGACATTGACGCGGAAGTAAAAGACCTGATCATAAGCGGGGAATTCGACCTGCTGGCATGCCCCAAGTGCGCCACCGTGTTTTCCCACGAAGAGCCGTTTTTGTATCTTGACCCGCGTTTTGAACTGCTGGTTTTCGTGATGCCTGAAAACTATCTTCCGGAAAAAGAAAAATGGCTGGCTAAAATGAAGGAAGACTACGCGGCGCTTGGTTCCGCCGGCCTCGGCGGGTTTTTGGCGGGTATCAAGCCGGAATATTTTTTCGGGGTTGGGGAGTTGTGCGCCAAACTTGCCCGTGACCGTGATATGGAAGAAGAAAGCGAAGTTCTTGCCTGCCTCGCCGGGGAAAATAATTTTAAAACGGTCAAGGTTAAAGCCGGCGAAGCCAGGCTCAGGGACCTGCCGTTTTGCCTGCCATATTCGGGGCCGGGCCCTCTTAGAGGAGGGGCGCTTTCAGCCGTAAAAAAACTGCTCTCCGTGAACGACGCCTTACCCCGCCTGAAAAACCTCCTCAATGAGCTGGAGGCCCTTAGTGCGGAAGAAATACCTTTTATTTAA
- the recG gene encoding ATP-dependent DNA helicase RecG, which yields MTSIQYLKGVGPKRAELLGKLGLETVEDLLFYFPRKWEDRRLDAKPENLPFIEKVSVLKGRIASVKDLYTSGRLRIFKTVLDTGLFKAEVTWFKRHNPRFDVFGPLRKDLKEGAEVWVVGEPEDPLFKTRLRGEEYYLDGDAAAKLNHIARLVPVYPLTAGLSSKFMREISRKALQERACAAGDFMPAGLLAKRGLLDRISALRALHFPENGFQLTAARKRFIYEELFLMALAWALKRRQTLSVLKGFSYEIKKHLLTPFKERLGFEFTFDQKRAINSIFADMRAPSPMARLLEGDVGSGKTVVALSALLLAVENGGQGVFLAPTEILAEQHYLTFYKFLNGLKVNFALLTSSVRPKEKQKIIERLAAGEIDILIGTHAALEEGVKFKNLRLTVIDEQHRFGVRQRAALRLKGDKADMLVMTATPIPRTLFLALYGDLDLSVLREMPPGRQPVKTELADEAGAFEAVREELLKGRQAYIVYPVIEEDGARGLKSVKEQFIRLKGVFENSCVDMLHGRMPGELKKKVMDDFVSGKSSVLVATQVIEVGIDVPNATVMVINNAENYGLASLHQLRGRVGRGKHGGKCLLVTGQAVTEEGGLRLDALRFSASGFELSEKDIYMRGAGDIMGLRQHGDMDFRIADLSRDSGLLEAAIADREELLRADPNLRAPQNAGLRRKLIELYGKKWDLIDLS from the coding sequence ATGACTTCAATACAGTATTTAAAAGGCGTAGGCCCGAAAAGGGCGGAACTTTTGGGCAAGCTCGGCCTGGAAACCGTGGAGGACCTGCTTTTTTATTTTCCACGCAAGTGGGAAGACCGTCGCCTTGACGCGAAACCCGAAAACCTGCCTTTCATCGAAAAAGTTTCCGTGCTGAAGGGGCGCATAGCCTCGGTAAAGGACCTTTACACTTCTGGCCGTCTGCGTATTTTTAAAACCGTGCTGGATACGGGGTTGTTTAAAGCGGAAGTCACCTGGTTTAAGCGCCACAACCCCCGTTTTGATGTGTTCGGCCCCCTGCGCAAGGACCTTAAAGAGGGCGCGGAAGTATGGGTGGTGGGGGAACCGGAGGATCCGCTTTTTAAAACTCGCCTGCGGGGCGAAGAATATTATCTGGACGGAGACGCGGCCGCCAAACTTAATCACATCGCGCGCCTGGTGCCGGTTTACCCGCTCACGGCCGGCCTTTCCTCAAAGTTCATGCGCGAAATTTCAAGGAAAGCTCTGCAGGAACGCGCCTGTGCGGCTGGGGACTTCATGCCGGCGGGACTGCTTGCTAAAAGGGGCCTGCTTGACAGGATTTCCGCGCTCCGGGCGCTTCATTTCCCTGAAAACGGCTTTCAGCTTACGGCCGCCCGCAAGCGGTTTATTTATGAGGAGCTTTTTTTGATGGCGTTGGCTTGGGCGCTGAAGCGCCGCCAGACCCTGAGCGTGCTTAAAGGATTCAGCTACGAAATTAAAAAACACCTGCTTACGCCTTTTAAGGAGCGCCTGGGCTTTGAGTTCACCTTTGACCAGAAGCGGGCCATAAACTCCATTTTCGCCGATATGCGCGCGCCAAGCCCCATGGCCCGCCTGCTTGAAGGAGATGTGGGCTCCGGTAAAACCGTTGTGGCTTTAAGCGCGCTTCTGCTGGCGGTCGAGAACGGCGGGCAGGGGGTGTTTTTGGCGCCCACGGAAATTCTGGCGGAGCAGCATTACCTTACTTTTTATAAATTCCTTAACGGGCTTAAGGTTAATTTCGCCCTTCTCACCTCAAGCGTGAGGCCGAAGGAAAAACAAAAAATAATCGAGCGGCTGGCCGCCGGGGAAATCGATATTCTGATCGGCACCCACGCGGCGCTTGAGGAGGGCGTGAAATTCAAGAACCTGCGCCTCACGGTGATAGACGAACAGCACCGTTTCGGCGTACGCCAGCGCGCGGCCCTGCGCCTGAAAGGCGACAAAGCCGATATGCTGGTCATGACGGCGACCCCCATACCGCGCACTTTGTTTTTGGCGCTTTACGGAGATCTGGACCTGTCGGTTTTAAGGGAAATGCCGCCGGGCAGACAGCCGGTCAAGACCGAGCTTGCCGACGAGGCAGGAGCTTTTGAGGCGGTTCGGGAGGAGTTGTTGAAAGGCCGTCAGGCCTACATTGTCTATCCCGTTATCGAGGAGGACGGCGCGCGGGGACTTAAGTCGGTAAAAGAGCAGTTTATCCGGTTGAAAGGAGTTTTTGAAAATTCATGCGTGGACATGCTGCACGGCCGCATGCCGGGCGAGCTGAAAAAAAAGGTGATGGATGATTTTGTTTCCGGTAAAAGTTCGGTGCTGGTAGCTACCCAGGTGATCGAAGTGGGCATTGATGTGCCCAATGCCACGGTGATGGTTATAAACAACGCCGAGAATTACGGTCTGGCGAGCCTGCACCAGCTGCGCGGAAGGGTGGGCAGGGGCAAACACGGCGGGAAATGCCTTTTGGTCACGGGGCAGGCCGTTACGGAAGAAGGGGGCTTGCGCCTGGACGCGCTGCGGTTTTCCGCGAGCGGTTTTGAGCTGAGCGAAAAGGATATTTATATGCGCGGCGCGGGCGACATAATGGGTTTGCGCCAGCACGGAGACATGGATTTTAGAATAGCGGACCTTTCAAGGGATTCAGGTCTGCTTGAGGCCGCTATCGCGGACAGAGAGGAGCTTTTACGCGCCGACCCGAACCTGCGCGCGCCGCAAAACGCGGGGCTCAGGCGCAAATTGATAGAGCTCTACGGCAAAAAGTGGGATCTGATAGATCTTTCGTAA
- a CDS encoding response regulator transcription factor: MKETTPQKTALIVDDDKELSEILVRYLGGRGFAVLTAKNGAEGFKTALAKRPDLVITDVEMPLMDGFALCKKIKDSQALANIPVIIMSGKKISDLDQVSGYGLGADDYVTKPFSYQVLLAKAKALLRRVRKNPVKAAKIKKAGLEIDIEGRSAKLKGRALKLTSKEFDILVSLVSKECKVLTFNVLLETVWGHDLADYNDPHTVEVHISNLRKKLGLFGKRIKAVAGHGYKFE; the protein is encoded by the coding sequence ATGAAAGAAACGACTCCCCAAAAAACCGCTCTAATTGTTGATGACGACAAGGAACTGTCGGAAATACTTGTCCGCTATCTGGGCGGACGCGGTTTTGCCGTACTCACCGCCAAAAACGGAGCGGAGGGATTTAAGACCGCTCTCGCAAAAAGGCCGGACCTTGTGATCACAGATGTTGAAATGCCGCTCATGGACGGGTTCGCCCTCTGCAAAAAGATCAAAGACTCGCAGGCTCTGGCCAACATTCCTGTAATTATAATGTCGGGCAAAAAGATCTCGGACCTGGACCAGGTCTCGGGCTACGGCCTTGGGGCCGATGACTATGTTACCAAGCCTTTTTCTTACCAGGTGCTGCTGGCCAAGGCAAAGGCTCTTTTGCGCAGGGTTAGAAAAAATCCCGTCAAAGCGGCAAAAATAAAAAAAGCCGGGCTTGAAATAGACATTGAAGGACGTTCGGCTAAGCTCAAAGGCAGGGCTTTAAAGCTGACCTCCAAAGAGTTTGACATTCTGGTTTCACTTGTTTCGAAAGAATGCAAGGTTCTTACTTTTAACGTCCTGCTGGAAACGGTCTGGGGACACGACCTTGCCGATTATAACGACCCGCACACAGTGGAAGTTCACATTTCCAACCTGCGCAAAAAACTCGGCCTGTTCGGCAAACGCATAAAGGCGGTTGCCGGACACGGGTATAAGTTTGAGTAA
- a CDS encoding LysR family transcriptional regulator yields the protein MSLDLYQLRTFFTVAQTLNFTEAARRLYVTQSAVSHSVRKLERSAGDELFHKTGNKFSLTETGRILYKTCETIFYELEKTEELLAKSKNKDIGTIHLGSTVEFGTTLLVKYLKGFINKNPDIHIDFRFKNGLLKPLLDDEVDIIIDCRDHKADGIEKKPLFREEYAVIASKEFIRENKIRTPLDLSSCNVLSFDKAGAWWGNFLNALPGNEKPEFKHITELTHIRGIINASIESLGIGFVPKYCVLKELRAKMLINVFPQLKLLEDYFYIYQKTKKSGFERHRRLIEYLTTLKTTDLLKF from the coding sequence ATGAGCCTGGACCTGTATCAGTTGAGAACATTTTTTACCGTCGCGCAAACGCTTAATTTCACCGAGGCGGCACGCAGGTTGTATGTCACGCAGTCCGCGGTCAGCCACTCCGTCAGGAAACTTGAGCGGAGCGCCGGCGATGAGCTGTTCCATAAAACCGGGAATAAATTTTCCCTGACGGAAACCGGAAGGATCCTTTACAAAACGTGCGAAACCATCTTTTATGAGCTGGAAAAAACCGAGGAATTGCTGGCTAAAAGCAAAAACAAGGATATAGGGACCATCCATCTTGGCTCCACGGTGGAATTCGGGACCACGCTTTTGGTGAAATATCTAAAGGGGTTCATAAATAAGAATCCGGACATTCACATTGATTTCAGGTTTAAGAACGGCTTATTAAAACCGCTGTTGGACGATGAGGTCGATATCATCATCGACTGCAGGGACCACAAAGCGGACGGCATAGAAAAAAAACCGCTTTTCAGGGAAGAATACGCCGTAATAGCGTCAAAGGAGTTTATCAGGGAAAATAAGATCAGGACCCCGCTTGATCTGTCCTCCTGCAATGTTCTTTCGTTCGATAAAGCCGGGGCCTGGTGGGGGAATTTTTTAAACGCGCTGCCCGGGAATGAAAAACCTGAATTTAAACATATCACGGAGCTTACTCATATCCGCGGGATAATAAACGCGTCCATAGAGTCGCTCGGGATAGGTTTTGTTCCCAAATACTGCGTTTTGAAGGAATTAAGGGCCAAAATGCTGATAAACGTTTTTCCGCAGCTCAAACTTCTGGAGGATTATTTTTATATTTATCAAAAAACAAAAAAATCGGGTTTTGAAAGACACAGGCGTTTGATCGAATATTTAACGACTCTCAAAACCACTGATTTGCTGAAATTTTAA